The proteins below are encoded in one region of Candidatus Hydrogenedentota bacterium:
- a CDS encoding sodium-translocating pyrophosphatase, translating to MQDVPFLKLAVLVSAATLLFVLYLARYVLRQPQGTEQMAKISEMVQEGAQAFLRREYSYVVVLALIVMAFLAGIGVYDAELGLNWKTAIAFAAGAIASACAGFLGMYIATRANARTTEAARAKGVVGALDVAISGGAVMGMGVVSIALMGLAFVYWLFEGNSVIVNGYAMGASLVALFGRSGGGIFTKGADMGADLVGKVEAGIPEDDPRNPAVIADNVGDNVGDVAGLGADLLESYVESIIASLAIAAIIVAAGGPMYVLAFPFVVAAMGMVASIIGVLYVKKFAQSNPQKALMMGTYISALLTMIGAFAYARLAGSDFVIDGATYAWWGPFAACVLGIVSGSIVGFVSEYFTSADYKPVKALARRCETGPAIAVVEGMAVGMQSTGIPVIVLALAVIGSYYCCGVYGVAIAALGMLATTGMVVAVDAYGPIADNAGGIAEMAGLDPEVRKVTDRLDSVGNTTAAIGKGFAIGSAAFAAIGLLSAFIMASQEAVRAATGDASLVLSMNLADPQVLAGLLIGAMLPFLFSSMLFRAVGHCADTMIIEVRRQFKEIPGLRDGQEGVFPDSRTCVDIATKGALQGMLVPGAMALVVPVIMGLLFGTEGLAGMLVGAIATGVMLGIYTANAGGAMDNAKKYIEEGNYGGKNSDAHKAAVVGDTVGDPLKDTVGPSINILIKLMCVIALVLAPLFV from the coding sequence ATGCAAGACGTCCCGTTTCTCAAACTGGCGGTCCTCGTGTCCGCCGCAACCCTGCTCTTCGTTCTGTACCTGGCGCGGTATGTCCTCCGCCAGCCGCAGGGCACCGAGCAAATGGCCAAAATCTCCGAGATGGTGCAGGAGGGGGCGCAGGCATTCTTGCGCCGGGAATACAGCTATGTGGTTGTTCTGGCGCTGATCGTGATGGCGTTTCTGGCGGGGATCGGCGTCTATGACGCGGAGCTCGGCCTGAACTGGAAGACCGCCATCGCATTTGCGGCGGGCGCGATCGCCAGCGCCTGCGCGGGCTTCCTCGGCATGTACATCGCGACCCGGGCGAACGCGCGCACGACGGAGGCCGCGCGCGCCAAGGGGGTCGTTGGCGCGCTGGACGTGGCCATCAGCGGGGGCGCGGTGATGGGCATGGGCGTGGTCAGCATTGCGCTGATGGGCCTGGCCTTTGTTTACTGGCTCTTTGAGGGCAACAGCGTGATTGTCAACGGGTACGCCATGGGCGCCTCGCTGGTCGCGCTGTTTGGCCGTTCCGGCGGCGGCATCTTCACGAAAGGCGCCGATATGGGCGCGGACCTGGTGGGCAAGGTGGAAGCGGGCATTCCGGAAGACGACCCGCGCAACCCGGCGGTTATCGCGGACAACGTTGGGGACAATGTGGGTGACGTGGCCGGTCTGGGCGCGGACCTGCTTGAGTCGTATGTGGAGTCGATCATTGCGAGCCTGGCGATCGCCGCTATCATCGTGGCCGCGGGCGGCCCGATGTACGTGCTGGCTTTCCCCTTCGTGGTGGCGGCAATGGGCATGGTTGCGTCGATCATCGGCGTGCTGTACGTGAAGAAGTTTGCGCAGAGCAATCCGCAGAAGGCCCTCATGATGGGCACCTACATCAGCGCGCTGTTGACGATGATCGGCGCATTCGCCTACGCCAGGCTTGCGGGCAGCGACTTTGTTATCGATGGGGCCACGTACGCGTGGTGGGGCCCCTTCGCCGCGTGCGTGCTCGGCATTGTCAGCGGCAGTATCGTCGGGTTTGTGAGCGAGTACTTCACCTCCGCGGACTACAAGCCGGTCAAGGCGCTCGCGCGGCGCTGTGAGACGGGTCCGGCGATTGCCGTGGTGGAAGGCATGGCGGTGGGCATGCAGAGCACGGGCATTCCGGTGATTGTGCTGGCGCTGGCGGTTATTGGTTCCTACTACTGCTGCGGCGTGTACGGCGTGGCGATTGCTGCGCTTGGCATGCTTGCGACCACGGGTATGGTGGTGGCTGTGGACGCGTATGGCCCGATCGCGGACAACGCGGGCGGGATCGCCGAAATGGCTGGCCTTGATCCGGAAGTCCGCAAGGTGACGGATCGCCTGGATTCCGTGGGCAACACCACGGCGGCGATCGGCAAGGGTTTTGCGATTGGCAGCGCGGCTTTCGCGGCCATCGGCCTGCTCAGCGCCTTTATTATGGCGTCGCAGGAGGCGGTGCGCGCGGCGACGGGCGACGCGTCCCTGGTCCTGTCGATGAACCTGGCGGACCCGCAAGTGCTCGCGGGCCTGCTGATCGGCGCGATGCTACCGTTCCTGTTCAGCTCGATGCTGTTTCGGGCGGTGGGCCACTGCGCGGATACGATGATTATTGAAGTGCGCCGGCAGTTCAAGGAGATTCCGGGCCTGCGCGACGGGCAGGAGGGCGTGTTTCCCGATAGCCGCACCTGCGTGGATATCGCCACGAAGGGCGCGCTTCAGGGTATGCTGGTGCCCGGGGCCATGGCCCTGGTGGTTCCGGTGATAATGGGGCTGTTGTTCGGCACGGAAGGCCTGGCCGGCATGCTGGTCGGCGCGATCGCCACGGGCGTCATGCTCGGTATCTACACGGCGAACGCTGGCGGCGCGATGGACAACGCCAAGAAGTACATCGAAGAAGGCAACTACGGCGGCAAGAATTCGGACGCGCACAAGGCGGCCGTGGTCGGCGATACCGTTGGCGATCCGCTGAAGGACACGGTTGGCCCGTCGATCAATATTCTTATCAAGCTCATGTGCGTAATCGCGCTGGTGCTTGCCCCGCTTTT